A window from Exiguobacterium marinum DSM 16307 encodes these proteins:
- a CDS encoding 3D domain-containing protein yields MIKRVLASIGVIVTASVAYVMLQPEVIKVVDDGVVIEHETRADSVLEVLEELNITLDETDYVTPALSGDVPEDRLIRIERSHEVSLQIGYGQIESIQTRERTVEDVLLRYGVTVRDGDTVYPSVRTPVTNGMTIRYQPVVAVNLIVGQDALTIYTMATDVKQLLTEENIDVTESDTVIPALSTSIREGLTITVNTNRDVVQYESQLIPFEVVEEEDETLDEGVKQTVQVGVPGLERTRYALTVENGTITNRTKTEVETLRKTTPQIIKVGTKEVVESTTEPTTADESSPFIPEAEVEIVEAPKTDDVLDFSSAKQLLVEATAYTNNPEDTVTYNGRVLTRSGYDVTDTILFEGMRIIAVDPAIIPLGTRVYVEGIGMAIALDTGSAIKGQKIDIMMDEKEEAVTFGRKPLTIWVIPKQEEEKEGSDNA; encoded by the coding sequence ATGATTAAACGTGTGCTAGCTAGTATAGGTGTTATCGTGACCGCTTCTGTGGCGTATGTCATGCTACAGCCTGAAGTAATCAAGGTCGTCGATGACGGTGTCGTGATTGAGCATGAGACAAGGGCAGATTCCGTTCTCGAGGTGCTTGAAGAATTAAACATCACGTTAGATGAGACGGATTACGTCACACCAGCACTGAGTGGGGATGTACCGGAAGACCGTCTGATCCGGATTGAGCGTTCACATGAGGTGTCACTTCAAATTGGGTATGGACAAATCGAGTCGATTCAAACGCGCGAAAGGACCGTGGAGGACGTGTTGTTGCGTTACGGAGTGACCGTGCGGGATGGAGACACCGTATATCCGTCCGTGCGTACACCGGTGACGAATGGGATGACGATTCGTTATCAACCGGTTGTTGCGGTGAATTTGATTGTCGGGCAAGATGCGTTGACAATCTACACGATGGCAACAGACGTTAAACAACTGTTAACAGAAGAGAACATCGATGTGACGGAAAGTGACACGGTCATACCAGCCCTCTCGACATCCATTCGTGAAGGATTGACGATTACGGTCAACACGAATCGTGACGTTGTTCAATATGAGAGCCAGTTGATCCCGTTTGAGGTGGTTGAGGAAGAGGATGAGACGCTCGACGAAGGTGTGAAGCAAACGGTACAAGTCGGGGTTCCTGGACTTGAACGGACAAGGTATGCACTTACTGTGGAAAATGGTACAATTACAAATCGTACGAAAACGGAAGTGGAAACGTTGCGTAAAACGACGCCGCAGATTATCAAAGTGGGAACGAAGGAAGTCGTGGAATCGACTACCGAGCCGACGACTGCGGATGAATCGAGCCCGTTTATACCGGAAGCCGAAGTGGAGATTGTTGAGGCGCCCAAAACGGATGACGTGTTAGATTTCTCATCTGCGAAACAATTGCTTGTAGAAGCGACCGCTTATACGAACAATCCGGAAGATACGGTGACATATAACGGGCGCGTGCTGACAAGAAGTGGATATGATGTGACGGATACGATACTGTTTGAAGGAATGCGGATTATAGCGGTTGACCCTGCTATCATTCCACTCGGGACCCGCGTATACGTTGAAGGGATTGGTATGGCGATTGCCCTTGATACAGGAAGTGCGATCAAAGGCCAAAAAATCGACATCATGATGGATGAAAAGGAAGAGGCCGTGACGTTTGGTCGTAAGCCGCTCACCATCTGGGTGATTCCGAAACAAGAAGAAGAGAAAGAAGGATCAGACAATGCGTGA
- the rnmV gene encoding ribonuclease M5: MREKIQEIIVVEGRDDTARLQEVFDVDTIETNGSAVSDQTIERIRRAQEKRGVIILTDPDYPGDRIRAIVEERVKGCKHAHLPRAEAKDKRGKIGVEHASPESIRRVLRSVFEPRVETDQPIVTRKMVLEADLIGGTAAATRRKRLGVLLRIGEPNAKQFVKRVEALGVTIEEWEQALAQLEEEQG; this comes from the coding sequence ATGCGTGAGAAAATACAAGAAATCATCGTCGTAGAGGGGCGTGACGATACGGCGCGACTTCAAGAGGTATTCGATGTCGATACGATTGAGACGAACGGCTCTGCCGTGTCTGATCAGACGATTGAACGAATTCGTCGTGCACAAGAAAAACGGGGGGTCATCATTTTGACGGACCCCGATTACCCGGGGGACCGGATTCGAGCAATCGTCGAGGAGCGGGTCAAAGGGTGTAAGCATGCCCACCTGCCTCGTGCCGAGGCAAAGGACAAACGTGGGAAAATTGGTGTAGAACACGCGAGTCCTGAGTCGATTCGTCGCGTCTTGCGTTCGGTATTTGAACCGCGTGTCGAAACAGATCAACCGATCGTTACACGGAAGATGGTGTTAGAGGCTGATTTAATCGGAGGTACAGCGGCTGCGACGCGTCGGAAACGGCTCGGCGTACTGCTTCGCATCGGTGAGCCGAACGCCAAACAATTTGTCAAACGGGTCGAGGCGCTCGGCGTCACGATTGAAGAGTGGGAGCAGGCACTTGCTCAATTAGAGGAGGAACAGGGTTGA
- the rsmA gene encoding 16S rRNA (adenine(1518)-N(6)/adenine(1519)-N(6))-dimethyltransferase RsmA: MKDIATIQRTKSILERHGFSFKKSLGQNFLIDLNILSKIVGAAELSESSGVLEIGPGIGSLTEQSAKRAQKVVALEIDQRLLPILEDTMSPYPHVKVIHGDALELNLREIVEQEFLNEGIEDISVVANLPYYVTTPIIMRLLESGVKFRSLVMMIQKEVAERIGAKPGTKAYGSLSIAIQYYAETEVSFIVPKNVFIPAPNVDSAVITLRMRKDPAVQVKDEAFFFDVARASFAQRRKTILNNLTNYIGKEHKVELERSLHEAGIDPKRRGETLSLEEFARLSDTILPLKNS, translated from the coding sequence TTGAAAGACATTGCAACAATCCAACGAACGAAATCAATTTTAGAGCGCCACGGTTTTTCATTCAAAAAATCGCTAGGTCAAAACTTTTTAATCGATTTAAATATTTTAAGTAAGATTGTCGGTGCAGCAGAACTGAGTGAATCAAGCGGAGTACTCGAGATTGGTCCCGGGATCGGTTCGCTAACGGAGCAGTCGGCCAAGCGCGCCCAAAAAGTCGTGGCGCTTGAGATTGACCAACGTCTTTTACCGATTCTCGAAGATACGATGTCACCGTATCCGCACGTGAAAGTGATTCATGGGGATGCTTTAGAATTAAATTTACGTGAAATCGTCGAGCAGGAATTTTTAAATGAAGGTATTGAAGATATATCCGTTGTCGCAAACTTGCCCTACTACGTTACAACACCGATCATCATGCGATTGCTCGAGAGTGGTGTGAAATTCCGTTCACTCGTCATGATGATTCAAAAAGAGGTGGCAGAACGGATTGGTGCAAAACCTGGAACGAAGGCATACGGTTCACTATCGATTGCGATTCAGTACTATGCGGAGACGGAAGTCAGTTTTATCGTTCCGAAAAACGTATTCATTCCAGCGCCGAACGTCGATTCGGCCGTCATCACGCTTCGAATGCGCAAGGACCCGGCTGTACAGGTGAAGGACGAAGCCTTCTTCTTTGATGTCGCGCGTGCAAGCTTCGCACAACGTCGTAAAACCATTCTGAACAACTTGACAAACTATATTGGAAAAGAACATAAAGTCGAACTCGAACGCTCACTTCATGAGGCGGGAATCGATCCAAAGCGTCGAGGAGAAACGTTGAGCCTAGAAGAATTCGCACGATTATCTGACACAATTTTACCACTTAAAAATAGTTGA
- a CDS encoding Veg family protein, which yields MPKTLQEIRQKLESHVGERLTLKANGGRKKVVTRFGTLVETYPAVFVVKLDEELHNVERVSYSYADVLTDTVKIEFGN from the coding sequence ATGCCAAAAACGTTACAAGAAATCAGACAGAAACTCGAATCGCATGTTGGTGAACGATTGACGTTGAAAGCAAACGGCGGTCGTAAGAAAGTCGTTACTCGGTTTGGAACGCTCGTTGAGACATATCCTGCGGTCTTCGTTGTGAAATTAGACGAAGAGTTGCACAATGTTGAGCGTGTCTCGTATAGCTACGCTGATGTCCTAACGGATACAGTTAAAATTGAATTCGGCAATTGA
- the ispE gene encoding 4-(cytidine 5'-diphospho)-2-C-methyl-D-erythritol kinase gives MRTISVKAPAKINLTLDVLGKRSDGYHEVEMIMTTVDLADRLELTVLESDEIRIQSEHAYVPNDHRNLAYRAAELLRERFNIQQGIEIVLDKQIPVAAGLAGGSSDAAATLRGMNELFSLNLSLEELAELGAEIGSDVSFCVIGGTAIARGRGERLEMIPAPPPCYVVLGKPKIGVSTADVYRAVRMDEVHHPNTEAMVEAIHQKDFHGICENLGNSLESVTLKLHPEVKQIKETMRHCGAEGVLMSGSGPTVFALIEHEQKAYRIYNGLKGFCPEVFVVRILGKRH, from the coding sequence ATGCGCACGATTAGTGTGAAAGCGCCGGCAAAAATTAATTTGACGCTCGATGTTCTCGGAAAGCGTTCGGACGGCTATCATGAAGTAGAAATGATAATGACGACAGTCGACTTAGCAGACCGTTTGGAGTTGACAGTTCTAGAATCGGATGAGATTCGGATTCAATCGGAACATGCCTATGTGCCGAATGATCATCGAAATTTAGCATATCGGGCAGCGGAGTTGTTGCGTGAGCGTTTTAATATTCAACAAGGTATCGAGATTGTGCTCGATAAACAAATTCCTGTAGCTGCTGGTCTTGCCGGTGGATCGAGTGATGCAGCGGCAACGCTTCGCGGGATGAACGAACTGTTCTCATTGAACTTGTCATTAGAGGAACTAGCGGAGCTCGGTGCGGAAATCGGGTCTGACGTGTCATTTTGTGTCATCGGGGGGACGGCGATTGCCCGAGGGCGTGGAGAACGGTTAGAAATGATTCCGGCGCCGCCACCGTGTTACGTTGTGCTCGGCAAACCAAAAATCGGGGTCTCAACCGCAGATGTGTATCGGGCTGTGCGTATGGATGAGGTCCATCATCCAAACACTGAGGCTATGGTGGAAGCGATTCATCAGAAAGATTTTCACGGAATTTGTGAAAACCTCGGGAATTCGCTCGAAAGTGTGACGCTCAAACTTCACCCGGAAGTAAAACAAATCAAAGAGACGATGCGTCATTGCGGGGCGGAAGGTGTTCTCATGAGTGGAAGTGGACCGACTGTCTTTGCGTTGATTGAACACGAGCAAAAAGCGTACCGAATCTATAACGGTTTAAAAGGATTTTGCCCAGAAGTGTTCGTCGTTCGGATTCTCGGCAAAAGACATTGA
- the purR gene encoding pur operon repressor, translated as MKIRRSGRLVDMTRYLLDHPHQLVSLSMFSSRYKAAKSSISEDLVIVSEMLSHDGIGKLVTVPGAAGGVMFIPGWSKDKSLEMIDTLCDQLSKPERLLPGGYLYLTDVLGNPSQVKPMGQVFASVFADRKVDVVMTIATKGIPIAYAVAEQLGVPFVIVRSDSRVTEGSTVSINYVSGSSKAIRTMALARRSLPRGANVLLIDDFMKAGGTIRGMMSLLNEFEANLAGVGVLMEAEGAEKKMVSEYVSLMKLTNVDSDEGLVTISRGNVEQFLN; from the coding sequence ATGAAAATTCGTAGAAGTGGTCGTCTCGTCGATATGACCCGTTATTTGCTTGACCATCCGCATCAGCTTGTCTCGTTGTCGATGTTTTCAAGCCGTTATAAAGCTGCAAAGTCCTCGATTAGCGAAGATCTTGTCATTGTTAGTGAAATGCTGTCTCATGATGGAATTGGTAAGCTTGTTACCGTTCCTGGTGCGGCCGGTGGTGTTATGTTTATTCCAGGATGGAGTAAAGACAAATCACTTGAGATGATTGATACGCTCTGTGATCAGTTATCAAAACCTGAGCGTCTGTTACCGGGTGGATACCTCTACTTAACCGACGTGTTAGGTAATCCAAGCCAGGTGAAGCCGATGGGTCAAGTTTTTGCGTCTGTGTTCGCAGACCGGAAAGTTGATGTCGTCATGACCATTGCGACGAAGGGAATCCCGATTGCTTATGCCGTTGCCGAACAATTAGGTGTCCCATTTGTCATCGTCCGTTCGGATAGTCGTGTCACAGAAGGATCGACTGTCAGTATCAACTACGTATCTGGTTCATCGAAAGCAATTCGTACGATGGCACTTGCACGCCGAAGTCTGCCACGCGGTGCGAATGTACTTTTGATCGATGACTTCATGAAAGCCGGGGGAACAATCCGTGGGATGATGAGTCTCTTGAATGAATTCGAGGCAAACCTTGCGGGTGTCGGTGTGTTGATGGAAGCTGAAGGGGCCGAGAAGAAGATGGTCAGCGAATACGTCAGTTTGATGAAATTGACAAATGTTGATTCGGACGAGGGTCTCGTCACCATTTCACGGGGGAATGTGGAACAGTTCCTAAATTGA
- the spoVG gene encoding septation regulator SpoVG produces MQITDVKIRKVATEGRMKALASITLDHEFVVHDLRIIEGSSGLFVAMPSKRTPEGIFRDIAHPINGEMRQKVEAAVLETYSNMGVDVLDPQQVSYGMNE; encoded by the coding sequence ATGCAGATCACAGACGTAAAAATTCGCAAAGTCGCGACAGAAGGCAGAATGAAAGCATTGGCCTCAATCACACTTGACCATGAATTCGTTGTACATGACCTTCGAATCATCGAAGGGAGTAGCGGTCTATTTGTCGCCATGCCGAGCAAACGGACACCAGAAGGTATTTTTCGCGATATCGCGCATCCGATTAATGGGGAGATGCGACAGAAAGTTGAAGCAGCTGTTTTGGAAACCTATTCCAATATGGGTGTGGACGTCCTTGACCCACAACAAGTGTCTTACGGTATGAATGAATGA
- the glmU gene encoding bifunctional UDP-N-acetylglucosamine diphosphorylase/glucosamine-1-phosphate N-acetyltransferase GlmU, which yields MERFAVILAAGKGTRMKSKLYKVLHPVLGKPMVEHVVDQLDQIGVSRQIVIVGHGAEAVQDTLGTRVEYAVQEQQLGTGHAVQMAEAELAGKSGATLVVCGDTPLLTAETLEALLAHHEAQQAKVTVLTAIADDATGYGRVIRGEDGNVTKVVEHKDASETELAINEINTGTYVFDNELLFDALKRVGNNNAQGEYYLPDVIAIAKESGEVVAAHTAPTFDETIGVNDRVALSQAEAIMRKRTNERLMREGVTFMDPASTYISPDVVIGSDTVIYPGTVILGKTTIGSECVIGPNSDIRNSVIEDNAVVRQSVVTDSRIGEEAQVGPFAHLRQQAVLGANSRVGNFVEIKKSTFGDGAKASHLSYIGDASIGERVNLGCGSITVNYDGKNKFETVVEDDAFVGCNVNLIAPVKVGKGAIVAAGSTITNDVPEEALAIARERQTNKEGYTKR from the coding sequence ATGGAGCGTTTTGCAGTCATTTTGGCAGCAGGAAAAGGGACGCGAATGAAGTCGAAGCTTTATAAAGTACTTCATCCGGTTCTAGGGAAACCAATGGTTGAGCATGTTGTCGACCAGTTAGACCAAATCGGTGTCAGTCGTCAAATCGTAATCGTTGGCCATGGGGCGGAAGCGGTACAAGATACGCTCGGCACACGAGTAGAGTATGCGGTCCAAGAACAACAACTTGGAACGGGACATGCTGTTCAAATGGCAGAAGCAGAGCTTGCGGGTAAATCAGGGGCGACACTCGTCGTCTGTGGAGATACACCGCTACTTACAGCGGAAACGTTAGAAGCCCTTCTCGCTCATCATGAAGCGCAACAAGCGAAAGTCACTGTACTGACTGCGATTGCCGACGACGCGACAGGATACGGTCGTGTGATTCGTGGTGAAGATGGGAACGTGACAAAAGTCGTGGAACATAAAGATGCTTCTGAGACAGAGCTCGCCATCAATGAAATCAATACGGGTACGTACGTGTTTGATAACGAATTGTTATTCGATGCACTTAAACGAGTCGGAAACAATAATGCACAGGGTGAATATTACTTACCTGATGTCATCGCAATCGCAAAAGAATCGGGCGAAGTGGTAGCGGCGCATACAGCACCGACGTTTGATGAGACGATTGGGGTCAATGACCGCGTAGCCTTGTCACAAGCGGAAGCGATCATGCGGAAACGGACGAATGAACGTCTCATGCGTGAAGGGGTTACATTTATGGATCCTGCATCGACATACATTTCTCCAGATGTGGTGATTGGTTCGGATACGGTCATTTATCCGGGGACGGTCATTCTTGGGAAGACGACAATCGGCTCGGAATGTGTGATCGGTCCAAACTCGGACATCCGTAACAGTGTGATTGAAGACAATGCCGTTGTTCGCCAGTCTGTCGTGACAGACAGCCGGATCGGTGAAGAGGCTCAAGTCGGACCTTTCGCTCACTTGCGTCAACAAGCTGTTCTTGGCGCGAACTCACGCGTCGGTAACTTTGTTGAGATTAAAAAATCAACGTTCGGTGATGGTGCGAAAGCTTCGCACTTGAGCTATATCGGGGATGCGTCGATCGGTGAACGTGTCAACTTAGGATGCGGATCGATTACGGTAAATTATGACGGCAAAAATAAGTTTGAGACAGTCGTAGAAGACGATGCATTCGTCGGCTGCAATGTCAACTTGATTGCCCCTGTAAAAGTCGGGAAAGGTGCGATTGTCGCAGCCGGCTCGACGATTACAAATGATGTACCGGAAGAGGCGCTTGCGATTGCACGCGAACGCCAAACGAATAAAGAAGGTTACACAAAACGATAA
- a CDS encoding ribose-phosphate diphosphokinase, producing MSTVYEREIRLFSLNSNRPLAEEIAKEIGVPLSDCQVKRFSDGELYINIEESVRGDDVYVIQSTSSPVNETLMELLVMIDALKRASVRTINIVMPYYGYARQDRKARSREPITAKLVADLLTVAGATRVITMDLHAAQIQGFFNIPVDQLLGVPLISTYFETEEFQAKDIVVVSPDHGGVTRARKLAERLKAPIAIIDKRRPKANVAEVMNIVGSVEGKTAILIDDIIDTAGTITLAADAIVEAGAKEVYASCTHPVLSGPAMERIDNSSIKELVVLNTIDLTGRPCSSKIKQMSVAHLLGEAIMRVHEHKSVSTLFD from the coding sequence ATGTCTACTGTATACGAACGAGAAATTCGTCTATTTAGCTTAAACTCGAACCGCCCGCTTGCTGAAGAAATCGCGAAAGAAATTGGTGTCCCGCTCAGTGATTGCCAAGTCAAACGTTTCAGCGACGGTGAACTCTATATTAACATCGAGGAAAGTGTTCGTGGAGATGATGTGTATGTCATCCAATCAACAAGCTCGCCTGTAAACGAAACGCTCATGGAATTGCTCGTCATGATCGATGCACTCAAACGTGCTTCTGTCCGTACGATTAACATCGTGATGCCGTATTACGGGTACGCACGTCAAGACCGTAAAGCACGCTCGCGTGAACCGATCACAGCGAAACTTGTCGCTGACCTTCTTACGGTAGCGGGTGCGACACGCGTCATCACGATGGATTTGCATGCAGCGCAAATTCAAGGATTCTTCAATATTCCGGTTGACCAATTACTCGGTGTACCGCTCATCTCGACTTACTTTGAAACAGAAGAGTTTCAAGCGAAAGATATCGTGGTCGTTTCTCCAGATCACGGTGGCGTGACACGCGCACGAAAATTGGCAGAACGTTTGAAAGCACCGATTGCCATCATTGACAAGCGTCGTCCGAAAGCGAATGTCGCTGAAGTCATGAACATCGTTGGAAGCGTTGAAGGGAAAACAGCGATTTTGATTGACGACATCATCGATACAGCGGGTACAATCACTCTTGCTGCAGATGCCATCGTCGAAGCGGGCGCGAAGGAAGTATATGCGTCTTGTACGCATCCGGTTCTTTCTGGTCCAGCGATGGAGCGCATCGACAACTCATCGATCAAAGAGTTGGTTGTCCTAAATACCATCGATTTGACGGGTCGCCCTTGCTCGAGCAAGATCAAGCAAATGTCGGTTGCCCATTTACTTGGGGAAGCGATTATGCGCGTACACGAGCATAAATCGGTCAGTACCCTATTCGATTAA
- the pth gene encoding aminoacyl-tRNA hydrolase has protein sequence MKCIVGLGNPGKKFEMTRHNVGFLAIDRLAEKHGISLNEAKFNALMGTGRINGERVVLVKPLTYMNLSGEAVRPILDYYKIEIDDLLVIYDDLDMVPGKLRFRPKGSAGGHNGIKSLIQHLGTAEFKRLKLGVGRPPHPIKVVDWVLMNYRKDELSELNETIDNAVTAATDFVDTDWLALMNRYN, from the coding sequence ATGAAATGCATCGTCGGTCTTGGAAATCCCGGGAAAAAGTTTGAGATGACGCGACACAATGTCGGTTTTTTAGCGATTGATCGTCTCGCAGAAAAGCATGGCATCTCGCTGAATGAGGCGAAGTTTAATGCCCTTATGGGAACGGGAAGAATCAATGGTGAACGCGTTGTACTCGTGAAGCCGCTTACGTATATGAACTTGTCGGGTGAAGCGGTCCGTCCCATTTTAGATTATTATAAGATTGAGATTGACGACTTATTGGTGATTTATGATGATTTGGATATGGTTCCCGGCAAGCTTCGCTTCCGTCCGAAAGGAAGCGCGGGTGGTCATAACGGAATCAAATCACTTATTCAACATTTAGGAACCGCTGAATTCAAGCGATTGAAGCTTGGTGTCGGTCGTCCCCCGCATCCGATTAAAGTTGTCGACTGGGTGTTGATGAACTATCGGAAAGATGAGTTATCGGAGTTGAACGAGACAATCGACAACGCCGTAACTGCAGCAACTGATTTTGTAGATACAGATTGGCTAGCACTGATGAATCGATACAACTAA